The following DNA comes from Lepeophtheirus salmonis chromosome 11, UVic_Lsal_1.4, whole genome shotgun sequence.
ATGACTGAGTAAATGAATCAGCTGAAAAAATAGGTATAATATGATGTCACATTTGTTGgtttttcttacattaatatTCGGTGATTCCATATAGAGAATGATATTCCACTCAGATTGACTCCCAttctgtaataaaaagttaaccaatATACCCAGAGGTAGacttgtgttggtccttatatAGGACTAAAGACTGACAGACGTACATCTCGGACCAGCCCAGTTCAGTCcttaataaaaatcttaaaatttttaatgttcgGTCCTTCATCACGTCACTAaactttaattctttttttttcaggtttGTGAAtggaacgcaaaattgaacggaacggaattatattttgaacaCTGAGCGCTATAGAggagattttagcgttccgtACCAATAGTACTTAcgaaaaattcaagaaataaaagtttaaacacttcttaaatatgatttaaagggctGATAAAGCAAAGACGAACGCATGGGATAACTATTTTGTGATGGTGGCACGAGGGGGTGCTGAGGGAGCCACACTTTCGACCTAACTCCAAGTACCGTAGTCGAAAAGATTCAAGTTGGGCGAGAAGGGAGGCCAAAAATTGTCTTTCCACATATAGATAACGTTCTGGCTGGAACACATAATTTTACAATGGATAGTTGGACCTCCCCAGAACAAGACCACCTCCTTAAAACATCCTGGTACTCCATGGTCCCAATTTTCAGGCCTTTTGGGAACCAATACGGGGTATCATCTTCCTGTATGATGCCACTATTCCCAACATCATTTTAGAGGTTGGGAACTTAGTCTGGTTGATTGGGGGAACCTCATCGACCGCATAAGCGAGTTAGAAGTCATTCTTGGAGTTTTTCAACAAGTCCAAAGTCCAGTTTATCTTGTCCTGTTGATGTGCCTGGCGTAAATCAAATAGACAATGCATTGGCATTTAGCCTCCATCTCGACAATGAATTACCCAATTTCAATCAGTTGTACAGGCtcggcagcaaaacgtggactgaatgactgatttaaaaaaaatatcaataattttattttttgacaaataattttgaaactttttttaacaaaactttgataCACGACCTTTacgaacatgttcactcaatatgacttccctcagcagcaatcacagtcTCCACACGGTggtggaaagccttgcaggagttgatgatgaacatCTCGGACAATTTGTTCCACTCCTTCTTAATGGTGGCCAttagggagtccacgttcgggtgagatgtccagttagtctccctctccaaagtaccccacacagcaaagtccaacgggttcaggTCGGGCGAaaatgatggccacatgtccatGGGCCAAAAATTAACTATGTTGTTGGCGTAGAACTTCTGCCATTTGGCcaatgtgtgtgagggtgcaccatcttgggtccacacatagttgtcctctggatAGGTGCCCTTGAGCCacggcagtatggtgaacctcagcacctagTAGTAGGTCTCCTAGACGATTTTCttcccttaaaaaagaagggaggcatcttcttgccgtcacACGCCACGAaccccaggaccattgtttggggcGGATGTTTTGTATGGAAAACCCCCTTGACCTCTTCTGGTGATCCCACAAACTAACGGCCGTTCcaacggttgtagacctggtccacggtgaaaatcttctcatcaGAGAATGTTTTACTGTGTATCCATTTGCCTTGCTCCAAGCACGAACTTTCTtacacctctgcagtctcctttccttcagagtgcccatcaacaggtggcgtggggtcccTGTGAAAGAGGACAatcccaagtcctccttcacagccctcctgattgtccccttgTCCTCGTCATACTCGTTAGATAGgagattcatggattttgtggagtCCTCTTTGATCTTCTTCTTGTGGTcacccagaaactcagaatcccgtttcaagttgtgtcccccacttaaTTCTTTCcttgaaagatatttttcatcctttttcttCTGGGCCACCTTGAACATGAGGATCCTGGAGCACTTcataatgtccataatctcttccacctcaattttggcatccaacAGGTCttagatcctctgccttttgaCTTCTTACgtactcatgatgaaagatatGACAACTGCTTATTATAGTTTACTTATGTAGAAAGGACAAAAAAAGTCAGAATATGCAGGAAGAACTcccaaaacctctctattttaataacataattagcatttattaacagtccacgttttgcttccgaaccctgtatctCATTTGTACTCTAATATTAACAAGTTTATTGTGCTAAAACATCTTGAAACATAGTTCCCTGACACTATAAAAGTGGAAATGGCGAATTTGCTTGCGTCCCAAAAGTAGCGGAACGCGTACAAGCCTGTTTTAAACCAAATCAGTTTAGTTTTGACAGTCCGTAGGCCTGACCGTATTAAGGACCTGTCCCAAGATCGAGCTAAAAAAAACCACCCAATCTAGTTCGTAGCTCAAGTTATGACGGTTCTTTTGTTTCTATCCTTTCCCATAGCTCACTGAAGATTGTTATCTACTACAGCCTTACTTTGCCGAACAGCGAATTGAAATTCTTTTGTCAtctctatgtatttctttttttatacgtcACAGGGATCTTATTTGATACTTGAGTTTTCAAACCATGGATTTGATCtgttaaactattttttctgcGCAAATGTTCATGGAAGTGCTTGTAAATATATAGCCAATGTATCCTTAAACTTACATAAATTAGAATGTCTTACTAATGATATTCTATTTCTGTAAAATGTCTGCTAAAGCCATGTGTTTAATAacacattaatgattaataaaggtgttatattaaaaaaccactgatttaaaaaaaagcaagaaaagTCTGTGAAGTACTtccaagctaaaaaaaaatcccgatttaTAAATCTACAATCTTCGATTTTgacagattttcaaaaaaaaatcactacatttttgtttttatacaattaaatacaTGTCACCCAAAAGTGATCCAGAGCCAATGCCCTGGAACCATAGGGGCAATTGTCAACAACTTTTATAGACtaagttttaatatttctataatacaTTTGTAAGGTTGTGTGACTTTGACGTCCACTTTATATATTACAATCCGGCGCCACCGTCTAGAGCCGTTTACGAAACTCAATTATGTCTCGAGTATATTAAGATCCATTCAATGTCGAATTTGAAATTGTAGACCTAAGTAGAACTGAAGTCCGGATTCCCAGCTTTGATACAACCATTAAACAGTAAACATTGATACAgtattaaagttaaataaatgaaaaagtatgcaaaatatctttaaataaataaatgatatctttaaATCTCAAGCCTTAACTCTTCGACCTTTCTGCTTTTTTATTCTAATctgtgttctgaacgttgattgattgaatttcaattatctcttgttaagctgtgaaaaatttccaacaattgctgaataataattatatatttgagaagatttggctaactaccaattgattatAAGCctttttctcgtttttttttttgcgagcagaaggttgcgtgatacaataaaagtaacgacatTAGCGAGACTTAAACACGACACGAATGAGAGTTCCCACCTCTGTCCAGATCTATatcttgaataataaattatctacatatatatatatatatgaaggtgGGAATTGTTTACTCAAACTTAAGCAAATTTAGGCTATTATtctatattgaatattttagttaCAAGACATCTGATCAatgctaatttaatgaaacgtcattacaaCTAGGCTGATCTCCTCtcaaacaatcttcaaattgtcagggatatcatattaattttctttttttttataaggaaaatgcttacgatttacaatctTACTCATGGCCAATGGCCAAACATAAGTGTAGAAGATGAAAATTATTAGAAGAACAACTTCAATGACCCCTTACCCTCTAGTCTCCAACACCTATGGTCAAATATAAGTAAAACCGTTGCTTACTTACAGATAAAAAAGATATCACTCCGTTGTATATCCTGCTCATGTGTAGAGGAAAGAGCTCGAGGAAGCATGGATATCTCAGCTTTTTTCTCATTCATCTTACGAGCCACTTCTAATTGATATTGATCCACATTCTCATCATCCAAACGCTTTCTTTCCAACATTTCATCACCTACACAagggattaaaaaataaaaaataaacatcaaaggTTTAAACTCATTTTCTTACTCATAGGATTCCGCTCTTCCAACTCAATCTTCTTTAATGAAGGCTCATAAAAGGAATTGTAGGAGGGATTCACTCCAAACTCTGCAGCCTCTCTTGAAAGTTGTGGataattatctttcaaatatgGGCCTTGAAGTAGATCGTCTTGTTCTGGTGTTGGATCATTGTATAGACGCAAATCCCCATCAGTTAAAAGCCTTTCCCAGAGTAGATCCACTGGTATTCTTTGATCGTtttctgaaacaaaaaaacccaagaacgtttgtaaatatttattttgacattcaaaatttttaagGCATATTCGGATATTTtctgtatatacaaaaattggtatcgttaatatttaaaataaacgtAATGGAGTGTAAACACATTTCATCAAAAACTTTTGGAgtgacaaataaatttaacgatgtttattttctatatctATTACTATTACTTCCTATTAGGTgttgaatatttctttctcttgtGTGTATTCCTTACAActaatataatcttttaaattcataaattactgATATCTCATTCATACATCCTTTTAACAAGCATTCTtacttatatcatatatattacatatatgtggCTTATGAACAAATACGCaagagaaaattatttgtattaaaattaaacgTGGATTGAATccgtattttttgacaaatattcgTCAATTACTTTCACcgaattattcttataaacctTTTGGGTATCCTCCAAATCGTACTTAAATTAGCCGAAATGAATTGtcacgataaaaaaaaaagaggaattgatagattttatggttgaaaaggGCCATATCGGAGCCAATATACGTCTCTTAAACCAAGCAAAGGCTTTAAACTAGAGCTAACATCCTTGAGTATCTTAAATGATCCAAGTAATTTGATCATTAACCCTATAATTGGGATAAATATGGCATTGAAATATTGTGCTCTATGGTGTAATccagttaaataaaaaactgggattttctcatattattgatttatcttcaagattgcttttatgttcaaattgagtgtggagtacttttgtatttatcaatgaattatagtttatttctatctacaaatttttcttatactGCCTTTGGGTCCTCAGCAAATCGTTCTTAAATTAGCGGAAAtggattgtcacaataaaagaatggtaaattgacatattttattgcTGAAAGGGGGCATATCAGTTTATTAAAGCAAGTAAAAGGTCTAAGCTAGGGCTAATATCATTGTGGATCTTaacagtaatttgaataataagcctataactgactcaaatatgtatatttgaattaaaagaaacaaaatgagattttttacatttcttgatttttgttcaatattatttatatgttgacgcaccacaacTATATTCGTTTTAAGTTCATAATATGGTGATACCTCATTCATACATCCTTTTAACTTATAACATAAATGACATGgcttataatatgaatataaatttttatttaactaaggttgcgatactttttatataaaacttgcgtttaattatttttttaaatggagtaaatttaaattacttattatatggGGGGATAAATTAACTTCCTTTTAAAAGAGACAGGGGGCTCAATTTTGAGTGTCTCATTAGAGTGAATGAATGGAATGTAGCAACAGGCTGTTATCATTTATTCAACGGCTCTCTATTAAGTGAGTAGTAAATGGAGGGGGAGCGGCTAGATGGCGGCCTACCAAGGAAGAAGGCTTTctaactttttatcatcattacgCAAGTTTTCCTTTTCTCTGTTTTGCTCAAATTAATGTGTGCCTtacacaaatattatatttcatatagatatatatcaCATGAACCATCTGTTAGAAGgatattgctaaaaaataacaattatttttcaaactcttaCCACGAAATGTAACTCCAAAAAGGGACTTTGGACAACAAAGGACTACAACCAATAGCGATGAAAGGATCCATTTTGTGGATCCCAAATGTTTCATTCTGTTGATTCAAGGATCCTACTTTGTGTTAGCCGAAGACAACATTGATGGAATATTAGGGATCTGTGTAAATACAATATAGGGGAGGAAGAAAGATGGATATCTGGAGTTTTGATCAAATTGCTTCTATAACTACTCACTTTGACGGCTccgtattttttcttataagttGTGTgtgctgttattttttttatttattttttcagcttaaattattcttgatttttttctgaatgaaCAAGTACAAAAAACTGAAGGAAAACagagggagagagagaaataaattaaaggaaaagaGTGAGAAAAGGCCCACACTAAAAAACTTCATCAACAGCcattttattgatagaaatgaCGTCAAAAGACTTTCATTtcgtctctctctctctttttttctctccctATTTCCTTTGAGTGGATGTAATCACTTCTTACATAGAGCTAAAGTCCTTACTTACACGCTCGTTGCCTTCTTCGATGTAGAGAGGAGAGTTGAGCTAGCAACTTTTCATATCTCACTATTGTATATACGTATTTCATAAGAGCTGATACTCTTTTAAATATCTCCTTGGCACATATTAGACTTAGTACGTATACCAAGTTGTACACTTGATTCTATGAAGGTTTGAAACCAAAAAGTGTTTACCAAACAAGAAAGAAACACACTCCAAAAACAGAGGGATCCTGTTGCAAAGAAAATGAGAGGTGTTTGACtctcaaaaactttttcttttgtctcaaattgcaaataaaaaaacacttgttGTTTTCACTTCGACTATGAATTCGTTTAGGTACTACTTAGATAGGCTGTACAAAGTTGTCGTTTATATATCATAggctatgtatttaaaataacttgaatAGGAAATTTGATAAGGGTGTTAAACCAAAATGCAGCTTTGATTCACGtgttcttttatataatatatgtattgataaaCATGTGGGACCTACATAGTGAGACTATGTGTATATCTAGGTTGGTAATAATTTCACtagtataatataatgaatatattagtgttgggtatTAGTGTCTGGAagtcctagaccggtctgagactgatataaatttaactaattGTAGATAACTTCCTTCTGGACCGGTCTTATTGTAAAATTGGAtctagctattaaaaaaatccacgaTTTCAGTATCGGTTTATGATTTACATTTCTGTCCACGGTTTCAAGCCGCAGTCTGGACCAAAAAACCCTAAAAACAgttacttaagaccgaaccggtATAAAATTAGTTGTGCTCCAAGTTTCAACAACACCATTCCGTATgtcacgtcgttatctttattgcatCACGCAACCTCTCCTCCTATCCTCCAAAAagagaacaacaaaaaaaaaaagccccgAAATCATCtgttagttagccaaataagtcattcACACCAACTGCTGTTAGTCTCATCAGTACTTGAtactctataaaaattattattacttttttttttaatccaaaaaccTAGCCACACTCCCCCCCCAcctcaaatataatcctgcggacgcccctggcaCGCCTTATTTGAGATGTACGGCGTTAGTATCACGGCAAAACTGAATAggatttaaatgataataatgacagaaagaattataaaatgtgaaatatCCAAGCTCAAAGCAAACTTTAATTCACAAGGAAATCTTACCACGGAGTCATGTATATTAATCAACAGAGATTCGACTTCCTTTTAACgttttaaatttgacattctGTAAGGTGTTGACTGGATAGAGGGCGCCCTAGTGGCTATTCTTTTACATCAAACAGTTCCTATGATAGAATCGGTTTAGACCTAATTGAATTTTCCTTTTGAGTCGATTTAAGTAGACAGAACTTCTTGAAAGATCGAACGGTCTCAGAGATATCTAGTATTCcgagaccgaaacccaacactaatatgtatgcAACCTTTACCCACATATGTTGTTTGTCTATTCATTATAATTCTAATACTGCTTGACATGGATAGGAGGAGGCAACAcatgtgttttatttatttattaaaaagcaaaagatACCTATCTTTATCACTAGGATTCcattgtttatatacatatatatacctaaCTAAGTTCTATTTACACATAAGGATCTCGGATAAACACCCTTCCAAACCCTTCAAAGAACACAAATATAAGCAAGCACGGGCAAGTAAACAGAGAGCATCATCCAAACTCAAATAAATATCCAGGAGAGAATTGAACTTGACCTTTAATTCTTATAGTAGTTAGACACTTCCTAGACAAATTTACACTTTCATGACATTATAA
Coding sequences within:
- the LOC121125997 gene encoding uncharacterized protein — its product is MKHLGSTKWILSSLLVVVLCCPKSLFGVTFRENDQRIPVDLLWERLLTDGDLRLYNDPTPEQDDLLQGPYLKDNYPQLSREAAEFGVNPSYNSFYEPSLKKIELEERNPMSDEMLERKRLDDENVDQYQLEVARKMNEKKAEISMLPRALSSTHEQDIQRSDIFFISIVAGISALAVMTIVGAGFCYHKVQKNSRAGEEVEYPAYGVTGPGKEISPTSGDRKLAQSAQMYHYQHQKQQMIAFDRSSGSERGTPTGGIKGGPRSNVGAMLSDGDSDDGEEGDYTVYECPGLAPTGEMEVRNPLFQDDNETPKNGRVP